The DNA window CGTCCATTTGATATCGAACCTGGTCCGGCCGCGATCCGTTGATGTGAAGGTCGTTATTGTTGTCGCGTATGACCCCGGGCATCAGCGCGACGGCGCTCAGGAAATTCTGCCGCCCGGTGTATGGAATACTTTGAATTATTTCGTTGGTGACGACCTCCTGCGGTGACACAGAATCCACATTGATGGGTTCGGGCCGCGCGACGACGTCTACTTCCTGCGTCACCTTTTCCGCGGCAGCCAGCGTGAACTCGACGGTTTTGCTGGACTCCAGTCTGACTTCGCTCGAGGTTTCGAAAAAGCCCTGCAGTTGTACCTTGATGATATAGGTTCCAAATGTAAGGCGGTCGAACCGGAAGGTGCCGTCCGGCGTCGTATCGGCAACCCAAGTCTTCTGCTGGGTGGGTTCCTCGAGCCGCACATGAGCCCCGGGTACCGGCTTCGCATTGGTGTCGAACACGACCCCCGTCAGTGAAAGGGTGTCGGTCTGCGCCGACAAAGAAGGAAGAAACCACAAGAAGCACAGGAGGCACCAGAAAAGTCGAATAGTCCCTGTGCTTCTTGTGGTTCCTTCCCCTTTGTCCGGCATGGCTAAGGCTGCACGAATTCCCCCCGTGGAAGCACTCCGAGTTGCCGCGCCACAGGGAACCGGCCATAGGCCTGGGTCTTCCAATTCTCAAATACTGCAGGAATTCCGTCACCCTGAGCAGCGTCGGCATTGTTCATAACGTGAAAGTGAAGGTGGGGTTCAGGAGAATCGCCGGAATTTCCAACCTCGCCAAGGACATCGCCCGCCTTGACATGAGCACCTTTCTTGACGGCGATGGTAAAGGGTTTGAGGTGCGCATAGTAACCGAATTGATTATTGCCGTGATCGATAATGACGACGTTTCCGCTGGGCGTCGTCAGATTGGTCGTTTCGCCGGGAACATTCTCCGCGACATCGCTGCGCACCATGACGATTGTTCCATCCTGGGCGGCAAGAACCTTCCTTCCGTACGCGTAATAGTCGGCGTTGCTCTTGCCATCCCGCTGGTAGCTCTTGCCATTCGCTCCTATTTGCAGAAAATCGTAGGCATAAGCCTCGGCCAGAAATCTCTTGTGCGCGTCGAGGTAGCTGTGTTCGGCTGCCACGTACCACGTTCCGTCGAAAGGCAATCTTCCCGAGAATGCGGCGGCCCGCCGGAGCTGGACGGAAGTTTTTTTTGAGGTTTCTGTGCCTCCTGATTTGTAGTCCGCTTCGATCAGGAGATTTTCGCCCACAAACCCCTTCGGGAAATCCATGAAGACATCGGAGATCGCTTTCCGCTCCGCCGCGGCCAGAATCAACGTCTGTTTGGCAGTCGGTTCGATCCGCCTTCGATCGATGGCGCTATCGAACAGATCCATCAAAGCAGGGCCGGAGTACTGGCCCGAGAAGAGAACTCCCCGGGAGTTCACCATATCGAACCGGACCCATTGGATCTCCATCGGCGCCTTGGACTGATTCTCAAGAACAACATGAAAGAACGTCCGCTCCATCGGAACGATGTTGCCCGCCAATGACTCCACGTACACTGCATCGGGCCGGACAGCAATGTCGAGATCCTGCGCAAAAGCAGGCACAGCGAGGAAGAGACTCAATAGCAAGGCGCGCATTGTGACTTGAAGGCTAAGACAAAGAAGTGTAAAAAAGCAACGGGGAGTGGATATGCAAACAATCAGACTGTTGTTCAAGGTCTTGTGGTCCCCTGCAGAATCGATGTTTCTTCTTTCGAAGAAACCGAGAGTGCTGGTTCCCATGTTGTTTTTGTGTGCGTTTTCGTTTGTTGCGGGAACCGTCATGGTGATGAAGGTGGATATGGCGGAGTTGACGATCCGGGCCCTCGAACGTTCACCCCAGGGCGCAACCCTTTCCGACCAGCAGAAAGACTTGATGCGTCAGCAGATGAATTCGCCGGTGCTGAAAAGCTTTACATTTGTTTCCACAGCTATCGGTCCGCTCCTGATCGTTTTTTGCGTGACAGCGATTTATTTCGTGCTTTTCACAATTGCCGGGCGGGAGGGCGGCTTCAAGAGCTTTCTGTCCATCACCACATTTGCATTTATCCCGTTGGCCGTCCGGCAGGCGGCAGGCGTGTTCAGCGTTTTTTTAATCCCTCCTTCCTCTTTGATGCTGGACGAGCTTGGCAGCCTGAGTCCCGCTGTCTTCCTCGATCGTGACAGGCTGTCGCCCGTCGTCTTCGCAGCCGTGAATATGATCGATTTGGTAACCATCTGGATCCTGATCCTGTTGGTTATCGGATACGGTTTTGTTGCCAGAAAGAGCCTGTCGAAGGGCGCACGCGCGGCCTGTGTCATCGGTGTTTTCCTGGCCTATGCCGCCTTCCGGCTGGCGTTTGCTGCTTTTCGCGGGATCTGAAACGGTTTGATCAATCGGCCTGGATGCCGTAATCCAGAAGCTTTTTGTAGAGGCTTTTGCGGGAGATTCCCAGCATGTGCGCGGCAAGGCTCTTATTGCCCTTGCTTTTAGCGATGGCATTGATGATGAGCTGGCGCTCCGCTTCCTTCAGAGTGTAAACGTGATCGCCCAGGGCGTCCGTACTCGCCGGGGAGCTGCTTTCCAGAATGCGTTCAGGCAAGTCC is part of the Terriglobia bacterium genome and encodes:
- a CDS encoding M23 family metallopeptidase, coding for MRALLLSLFLAVPAFAQDLDIAVRPDAVYVESLAGNIVPMERTFFHVVLENQSKAPMEIQWVRFDMVNSRGVLFSGQYSGPALMDLFDSAIDRRRIEPTAKQTLILAAAERKAISDVFMDFPKGFVGENLLIEADYKSGGTETSKKTSVQLRRAAAFSGRLPFDGTWYVAAEHSYLDAHKRFLAEAYAYDFLQIGANGKSYQRDGKSNADYYAYGRKVLAAQDGTIVMVRSDVAENVPGETTNLTTPSGNVVIIDHGNNQFGYYAHLKPFTIAVKKGAHVKAGDVLGEVGNSGDSPEPHLHFHVMNNADAAQGDGIPAVFENWKTQAYGRFPVARQLGVLPRGEFVQP
- a CDS encoding YIP1 family protein: MQTIRLLFKVLWSPAESMFLLSKKPRVLVPMLFLCAFSFVAGTVMVMKVDMAELTIRALERSPQGATLSDQQKDLMRQQMNSPVLKSFTFVSTAIGPLLIVFCVTAIYFVLFTIAGREGGFKSFLSITTFAFIPLAVRQAAGVFSVFLIPPSSLMLDELGSLSPAVFLDRDRLSPVVFAAVNMIDLVTIWILILLVIGYGFVARKSLSKGARAACVIGVFLAYAAFRLAFAAFRGI